A part of Capsicum annuum cultivar UCD-10X-F1 unplaced genomic scaffold, UCD10Xv1.1 ctg1528, whole genome shotgun sequence genomic DNA contains:
- the LOC124890321 gene encoding LOW QUALITY PROTEIN: zinc finger MYM-type protein 1-like (The sequence of the model RefSeq protein was modified relative to this genomic sequence to represent the inferred CDS: substituted 3 bases at 3 genomic stop codons) translates to LALCGHDKSESSLNKGNFLEKMXXHXTLYIVTACKIETIKAIIKNLDGDYFALLVDESRDVSRKEKMAICLRYVDKKGFVIEAFIGLVHVKDTSALSLKKAIVDVLAHHSLTLAYVRGQGYDGESNMQGELGGLKTLIRQESRSAHSVHYFGYQLQLTLVTVSKRCVQVGELVLLTSNILNVLGASFKHVDEFQESQKEKLKEALDMGDLETGRGLNQELDLIKAGETRWGSHYKSFENFISNFASIVNVLDSLVENTSTSEEKASASEFLRSCQTFETVFLLHLMTDVLGITNDLNVSLQKKEQDIANAMILVKVEKRRLQALRDNEWDPLLKKNIDVRDIDKRFSNLGGLGKLSRKLVETKKHLSYPLVFLLVKFALLLPVATALVERVFSAMKYIKNDLRNRMDDEFLDGCIVPYVEKRVFNNISNECIIKTFQGMKRRRMQL, encoded by the exons GTTTAGCACTCTGTGGTCATGATAAAAGTGAATCATCCTTGAACAAAggtaattttcttgaaaaaatgtGATGACATTAAACCTTAT ATATTGTGACTGCGTGTAAGATTGAAACAATCAAAGCTATAATAAAGAATTTAGATGGTGACTACTTTGCTTTGTTGGTTGATGAATCAAGAGACGTATCACGCAAAGAGAAAATGGCTATTTGTTTGCGATATGTTGATAAAAAGGGATTTGTGATAGAAGCATTCATTGGACTTGTTCATGTTAAAGATACTAGCGCTTTATCTCTAAAGAAAGCAATTGTGGATGTACTTGCTCATCATTCTTTAACTTTAGCTTATGTACGAGGGCAAGGTTACGATGGAGAAAGCAATATGCAAGGTGAGTTAGGTGGTCTTAAAACATTAATTAGACAAGAAAGTAGATCGGCTCACTCCGTTCATTATTTTGGTTATCAACTTCAATTGACTCTTGTTACTGTTTCTAAAAGGTGTGTTCAAGTAGGAGAACTTGTATTATTgacttcaaatattttaaatgtgttaggGGCTTCCTTTAAACATGTGGATGaatttcaagaatctcaaaaagaaaaactcaaagaggCATTAGATATGGGTGATCTAGAAACGGGTAGAGGTTTGAATCAAGAACTTGATCTTATTAAAGCCGGTGAGACTCGTTGGGGATCTCACTACAAGTCATTTGAAAACTTTATTAGTAACTTTGCCTCCATTGTTAATGTACTTGATTCTCTTGTTGAAAATACAAGTACTTCGGAAGAAAAAGCTAGCGCATCGGAATTTCTCAGAAGTTGTCAAACTTTTGAGACTGTTTTCTTGTTGCATTTGATGACTGATGTTTTAGGAATCACAAATGATCTTAATGTGTCATTACAGAAAAAGGAACAGGATATTGCTAATGCCATGATTCTTGTAAAAGTAGAAAAGAGAAGATTGCAAGCATTACGAGATAATGAATGGGATCctcttttaaaaaagaat ATTGATGTTCGTGATATTGATAAAAGATTCTCCAATTTAGGCGGACTTGGGAAACTTTCAAGAAAGTTGGTTGAGACAAAGAAGCATTTAAGTTATCCTCTTGTATTTCTTTTGGTGAAGTTTGCTTTGCTTCTACCCGTTGCCACTGCATTAGTTGAAAGAGTTTTTTCGGCAATGAAGTATATCAAGAATGATTTGCGGAATCGAATGGATGATGAGTTCTTAGATGGTTGCATAGTGCCTTATGTAGAAAAAAGagtatttaataatatttctaaTGAGTGTATTATAAAAACATTTCAAGGGATGAAGCGTCGCCGAATGCaattgtaa